The following are encoded in a window of Sminthopsis crassicaudata isolate SCR6 chromosome 5, ASM4859323v1, whole genome shotgun sequence genomic DNA:
- the LOC141543770 gene encoding 52 kDa repressor of the inhibitor of the protein kinase-like: MSAAPNEKGRRRTAHVQNTAPAPRRQARTAVGSDVIRSKHGSETAWRRKGARRRGLSAPTSPPRLRPSRRRRAGGASQVRLRSALSRSRERAQASARQLGARGRPGRRGALAPPGGAAVCPFLSNGGVLPWFSFGGARRGGPPQAPLLLLSFLRFPPSPQLGMEELAQQRRYLSGAQKRKPARPAPEAPHKLPRAACSLLLAGPEATGPEMELELDGPSRRNGEDCPLSGGALDLSVTRHAQQALLPEPPRAPDQEDIGLLDRWRLTEGQKRAILASRWVPPSNFQFPKRLMGSGASQKYRRCSAQLLQDYQFARYSRHLDGVFCGPCFVFNSNKETVLVSTPLKDWSNGKKILERHSRSKEHGRAAVKTEAFVAYELKKKLSERGQLALKRMVKLILLCGRHDILLGLGPTVTKTLDTLSRYMAELDPLLQENLSSGSCATRQSSERTQEELIKLIGLQIQSKVLARVRDAKFFGLIIGGSSERSGSLSLSLRYVHRPSEGPVEIREDPVDFIEAPGAAESLPELFLQRMTAWGLQKELLRAYSYRGPGPHGGQRTRICTLLPGAICSASVHQLPAAVLYSCDLRPVTKLLGTLSKISPVLRSSAELLSPGLLAPRAFLDVSSYPGEGDDAPEEVRGRAGPRHPHLADVLRAFRDEYPAILNALQKAAENCGDAESLFYSVTKFDFLVTLVSVEFILSCTKSLPLDVQQLDPDLLHLSAEANLILQRLRKMKEKDDPGFEVLYDDVKLLAASVGVEESPPLICGRPVSPDAFSTQDLREGYRTSLFNPFLDHVMSELQEQLLVGSPRFLAQYLIPDKLPLLESQEAEAALCDAFQGDLPSLDSFHLELQRWRANWTEVPREEWPSSLLSALQHLNPVCFPSVNVALSVLATMPISVPSGEQASQALERARMWQRNPGKASQLPGLALMSIHQDIEVDVDQVLRGLHLFTL; encoded by the exons ATGTCGGCGGCGCCGAACGAGAAGGGCCGGAGGAGGACTGCGCACGTGCAGAACACAGCTCCCGCCCCACGCCGGCAGGCACGCACCGCAGTC GGAAGCGACGTTATCCGCAGCAAACATGGCTCCGAGACAGCGTGGAGGCGTAAGGGCGCCAGGAGGCGTGGCCTGAGCGCGCCCACCTCCCCGCCCCGCCTCCGCCCCTCCCGCAGGCGCAGGGCTGGAGGCGCGTCCCAAGTGCGCCTGCGCAGTGCCCTGAGCAGGTCCCGGGAAAGAGCCCAGGCAAGCGCGAGGCAGCTGGGAGCGCGAGGGAGGCCAGGCCGTAGAGGGGCACTTGCGCCCCCGGGGGGAGCCGCTGTGTGCCCCTTCCTTTCCAATGGTGGGGTGCTTCCCTGGTTCAGTTTTGGTGGAGCTAGGAGGGGAGGCCCCCCCCAAgcccctcttcttctcctctccttcctccgtttccctccatccccccag CTCGGGATGGAGGAGCTGGCCCAGCAGAGGAGGTACTTGTCGGGAGCCCAGAAGAGAAAGCCGGCCAGGCCCGCCCCTGAAGCGCCCCACAAGCTGCCCAGGGCCGCCTGCTCGCTGCTGCT GGCCGGGCCCGAGGCCACAGGGCCAGAGATGGAGCTGGAGCTGGACGGCCCGTCCAGAAGGAACGGTGAGGACTGCCCCCTCAGTGGAGGAGCCCTGGACCTCTCTGTCACCAGGCACGCGCAGCAGGCCTTGCTCCCGGAGCCCCCCCGGGCCCCGGACCAGGAAGACATCGGCCTGTTAGACCGCTGGCGCCTGACCGAGGGCCAGAAGAGGGCCATCCTGGCCTCCCGCTGGGTGCCCCCTTCCAACTTCCAGTTCCCCAAGCGGCTGATGGGCTCGGGCGCCAGCCAGAAGTACCGGCGGTGCAGTGCCCAGCTCCTCCAGGACTACCAGTTTGCCCGCTACTCCCGACATCTGGACGGCGTCTTCTGTGGGCCCTGCTTTGTGTTTAACAGCAACAAAGAGACCGTCCTGGTGTCCACCCCTCTGAAGGACTGGTCCAACGGCAAAAAGATCCTGGAGAGGCACAGCAGGTCCAAAGAGCACGGCAGAGCCGCGGTCAAGACCGAGGCATTCGTAGCCTATGAGCTCAAGAAGAAGCTGTCCGAGCGGGGCCAGCTGGCCCTGAAGCGCATGGTCAAGCTCATCCTTCTCTGTGGGAGACACGACATCTTGCTGGGCCTGGGGCCCACGGTCACCAAGACCTTGGACACCCTTTCTCGCTACATGGCCGAGCTGGACCCGCTGTTGCAGGAGAACTTgagcagcggctcctgcgccacCCGCCAGTCCTCAGAACGGACGCAGGAGGAGCTCATCAAGCTCATCGGCCTTCAGATCCAGAGTAAGGTCCTGGCCCGGGTGAGAGACGCCAAGTTCTTCGGTCTGATCATTGGCGGAAGCTCGGAAAGGTCTGGCTCCCTTTCGCTGTCCCTGCGCTACGTGCATCGGCCCAGCGAAGGCCCCGTGGAGATCCGTGAAGACCCCGTAGACTTCATAGAGGCTCCAGGTGCAGCAGAGAGCCTGCCCGAGCTCTTCCTGCAGAGGATGACGGCCTGGGGGCTGCAGAAGGAGCTCCTACGGGCCTACAGCTACCGAGGGCCTGGCCCCCATGGGGGCCAGCGGACACGCATCTGCACCCTCCTTCCCGGGGCCATCTGCTCGGCCTCCGTCCACCAGCTGCCTGCCGCTGTCCTGTACTCCTGTGACCTGCGGCCAGTCACCAAGTTACTGGGCACGCTGAGCAAAATTTCTCCGGTGCTGAGGTCCTCAGCAGAGCTGCTCAGCCCCGGACTTCTGGCACCGAGGGCCTTCCTAGATGTCAGTAGCTACCCTGGGGAGGGGGACGATGCCCCAGAGGAAGTCAGGGGCAGAGCAGGTCCCCGGCATCCTCACCTGGCAGATGTGCTCCGAGCTTTCCGAGACGAGTATCCCGCGATCCTCAATGCCCTGCAGAAGGCAGCTGAGAACTGTGGTGATGCCGAAAGCCTCTTTTACTCTGTTACTAAGTTTGACTTCTTGGTGACCTTGGTCTCTGTGGAGTTCATCCTTTCGTGCACCAAGTCCCTGCCCTTGGACGTGCAGCAGTTGGACCCCGACCTCCTCCATCTCTCAGCTGAGGCAAATCTCATCCTTCAGAGGctcaggaaaatgaaagaaaaggatgaCCCCGGGTTCGAGGTGCTCTATGATGATGTGAAGCTCTTAGCAGCTAGTGTGGGAGTGGAAGAGTCCCCACCCCTCATATGTGGCCGGCCAGTGTCCCCTGATGCCTTTAGCACACAGGACCTCCGGGAGGGCTACAGGACATCCTTGTTCAACCCGTTTCTGGACCACGTCATGTCTGAGCTCCAGGAGCAGCTGCTTGTTGGCTCGCCTCGCTTCCTGGCCCAGTACCTTATCCCGGACAAGCTGCCTCTGTTGGAGAGCCAGGAGGCTGAAGCGGCCCTCTGTGATGCGTTCCAGGGAGACCTCCCTAGCCTGGACAGTTTTCACCTGGAGTTGCAGAGGTGGAGAGCAAACTGGACAGAAGTCCCCAGGGAGGAGTGGCCTAGCAGCCTCCTGAGTGCCCTGCAGCACCTGAACCCCGTCTGTTTTCCCAGCGTCAACGTGGCCCTCTCAGTCCTGGCCACCATGCCCATCAGCGTCCCCTCCGGGGAGCAGGCCTCCCAGGCGCTGGAGAGAGCCAGGATGTGGCAGCGGAACCCAGGGAAGGCAAGCCAGCTCCCGGGCCTGGCCCTGATGTCCATCCATCAGGATATCGAGGTGGACGTGGACCAGGTCTTGCGAGGGCTCCATCTGTTCACTCTCTGA